CTGCCCGCCTGGGTCAGCTTGGTTTGCGCATTGCTAATCGTGACGCTGGTACTGTTCGCGGTAGCGGATTTTTCCAGACGCGCTTTTGGGGTCTGAGTATCGTGAGTTTCGCGCGGTTGGACGGTGCTAACCGACTTTAAAGGCGATGTACGATCAATGCTCATAGTGTTGTCCTCATCGAGGGTTCGCGGCCGTTGTGGCTTGCCATCATCATATATTGCTTAATTATCGGCAGGTGCCGCAAATTCTTTAAAAAGATTACAGGTTAATCAGAATATTCCCATCAGGCGCTACCGTTCCGCTAACCACCTGACCCGAGGTCATGCGCACGCGGGCGTTTTGCGCCACCG
Above is a genomic segment from Enterobacter sp. C2 containing:
- the flgM gene encoding flagellar biosynthesis anti-sigma factor FlgM yields the protein MSIDRTSPLKSVSTVQPRETHDTQTPKARLEKSATANSTSVTISNAQTKLTQAGSEDINMERVEALKTAIRNGELKMDTGKIADALISEAQSFLQSK